One Pseudodesulfovibrio sp. S3 DNA window includes the following coding sequences:
- a CDS encoding DUF3320 domain-containing protein: MNMDNPLALEVSAAECVNFASAQNSVPILRSILIHNPTNISIEKVTLELTTTPPFCRNKTWAIDKIHAESDVSLSDLRLEYDFAFFDGLNEAERGQLTFRLRRGETTLGEQVLPIRLLARDEWGGLDEMPSILAAFVSPNDPVVANICKRASVLLEQGGHNGGLNGYQERNPKRAYMLAAGIWSAITEKALSYAQPPASFESRGQKVRGPRRIHDEGLVTCLDSSLLFAGALEAAGLNPVIIFTKGHAFTGVWLADKTLPSIEEPDVVELRKAIAAREFVAFETTLVTNRPVADFAQAVQNARVKLNEKNEVDFERAVDIRRARFAGITPLAAHHVVESSKEAAEEVAPAALPPEPDFGMLPGEVVDETPQTPQDRIDRWQRKLLDLTLRNRLLNFKDTKQTIPVLCPDLPGLEDMLADGKRLQVISLKDENPVGTRDPELYQQQYGKAIHEEFAKDALERKQLCIPLSGTDMRNRLITLFRKANSELAEGGANTLYLAVGFLRWKRTENDPTLYRAPILLLPVSLKRRLAKSDFYLAHHEDDVRINATLLQFLQRDFGLRIPSLEGELPTDDSGTDVPLIFTLMRQAVRDIPGFEVVEEAALSTFSFAKYLMWKDLVDRTEDLRNNRLVKHLIDSPETPFAQACDGPCLPLPSEIDKKIPLHDLLTPLPADSSQLAAVVAAMNGHDFVVIGPPGTGKSQTIANMIAQCLSVGKRVLFVAEKSAALDVVYRRLKAYGLGDVCLELHSNKSDRKRVLIQLGAAWERSEKYATDSWDRATSQLESARDQLNRYVEQLHAPGSHGFSVFQAIGIVTGHRPRFALTFSNLKAHDQGMFTRLEETAIRADRIHAIVRDCKGFDSVDAEEWKFSWENSLIEHAESILATIPQLKETADALAQKIGLPDAEETNLERIKQLHRFHEACRIASGRDYSKVVDAELGRLEEAAASLDAAITVIRQARANLTASYENAELKRIPVDDIDRQWREANAKMWPFSAFGRRRIGKLLQSYAAEGKVDVASEIVPLREIQNNIETVDQSDLAGLPVFQNEETDHSNVLEYLKGAGELQQALADVRRHASDAQRFGAALDSLLNHGQQQHDAERMATAFHSALKEFKSACEAYTVHSKGKLRIQSIESLETDLRHLIAHKTQLADWVRWVAVREEARALGLDPFLKALRTGQIENAKLDFRVAYFHWWLPLVIDASSELCGFRQWSHEDLIREFRKRDEAVQKMASDQVLIKTSHGLPARDSVPRRSELGTLRHQLGLQRPSLSIRKLLENTPTVFTKLAPCMLMSPLSVAQYLPADQTQFDVVIFDEASQITTWDAVGAIARAKQSIIVGDPKQLPPTNFFGRTDDEDEEDLAEYEKDLPSILEEASAAGLPEVQLNWHYRSRDESLISFSNHHYYGGRLITFPSPKTESDALVFHKNDGAYARGTGRTNITEARGIVRFARSQLERWLQLPKETRPTLGVITFNIQQQELILNLFDEARRSNPKLEWFFSENREEPVIVKNLENIQGDERDIMCFSITFGRDNGGKMSMSFGALNRDGGERRLNVAVTRARSEMHVFSSIEADDIDTSRTKALGVAHLKTFLDYAKRGQIALPCGAGRGDSVGEAESPFEEAVMSALQNKGWEIRPQIGVSDYRIDLGVVHPDHAGAYLAGVECDGATYHSSASARDRDKIREAVLCNLGWNIIRIWSTDWFMNPTEALKRVHTELEELLENSRQKEKELEAHAKEQAEHDEEWREVPEGLVAETMKSQPEEEHVLQPRASRQVKLPNVSNELELPYSDPEPPDQHSEYAKSTGVDDSAASSNVSSIEWPVLPKADLFFDPGYTPILCQLIDHLVEIEGPIEADRLARTICKAHGWKRTGANIKQQIDTCLGKNESRKEGKTTFVWSPGTYQEKVPYRSIEGRAVTDISRHELFGLIADHPKLVMSKDRVRDLADILGVKRLSQKVNEYLGNCLSTYFMRKMN, translated from the coding sequence ATGAATATGGATAATCCGCTGGCTTTGGAAGTATCCGCCGCCGAATGCGTCAATTTTGCTTCTGCTCAGAATTCAGTGCCGATTCTACGCAGCATCCTCATTCATAATCCCACGAATATCTCCATTGAAAAAGTCACCTTGGAACTGACTACCACTCCCCCGTTTTGCCGAAACAAGACATGGGCCATCGACAAAATACATGCCGAAAGCGATGTGTCCCTCTCCGACTTGCGGTTGGAATACGACTTCGCTTTTTTCGATGGACTCAACGAAGCGGAACGTGGGCAACTGACCTTCCGGCTTCGCCGGGGCGAGACAACCTTGGGCGAACAGGTATTGCCCATCAGACTTTTGGCTCGGGACGAATGGGGAGGCTTGGATGAGATGCCCAGCATCCTCGCTGCGTTTGTCTCGCCAAACGATCCTGTTGTTGCAAATATCTGCAAACGGGCAAGCGTGCTCCTAGAACAGGGGGGCCACAACGGGGGGCTCAACGGATATCAGGAGCGAAACCCCAAGCGGGCGTACATGCTTGCTGCCGGCATATGGTCGGCCATCACTGAAAAGGCCCTGAGCTATGCACAGCCTCCCGCCTCTTTTGAATCCAGAGGGCAGAAGGTCCGAGGGCCGAGGCGGATACACGACGAGGGACTGGTCACCTGCCTCGACAGTTCGCTGCTTTTCGCTGGTGCGCTTGAAGCGGCGGGACTCAACCCTGTCATTATCTTTACCAAGGGACACGCCTTTACAGGCGTCTGGCTTGCGGACAAGACCCTCCCCTCCATCGAAGAACCGGATGTCGTCGAACTCCGCAAAGCCATCGCGGCACGGGAATTCGTGGCCTTTGAAACAACGTTGGTAACGAATCGCCCCGTAGCGGACTTCGCCCAAGCGGTTCAAAACGCCAGGGTGAAACTCAACGAAAAAAACGAAGTCGACTTCGAGCGTGCCGTGGACATCCGCAGGGCTCGCTTTGCAGGAATCACCCCCCTCGCTGCCCATCATGTCGTAGAATCATCAAAGGAAGCCGCAGAAGAGGTTGCCCCTGCGGCTCTCCCACCGGAACCGGACTTCGGCATGCTGCCGGGTGAAGTCGTAGACGAAACTCCCCAGACACCACAGGACAGGATAGACCGTTGGCAACGAAAACTCCTTGACCTGACTCTTCGGAATCGACTGCTCAACTTCAAGGACACCAAGCAGACAATCCCGGTCTTGTGCCCTGATCTTCCGGGACTGGAGGACATGCTGGCTGACGGGAAACGTCTGCAGGTCATTTCCTTAAAGGATGAGAACCCTGTCGGTACGAGAGACCCGGAGCTGTATCAACAGCAATATGGAAAGGCCATCCATGAAGAGTTCGCCAAGGACGCCCTGGAGCGCAAGCAGCTATGCATTCCGTTGTCTGGAACCGACATGCGTAACCGGCTGATCACGCTTTTCCGCAAGGCCAACAGCGAGCTTGCCGAGGGCGGTGCCAATACCCTGTACCTGGCGGTGGGCTTCCTCCGGTGGAAGAGAACGGAAAACGACCCGACATTGTATCGAGCTCCCATTCTTCTGCTCCCGGTTTCCCTGAAACGCCGTTTGGCGAAATCCGATTTTTACCTTGCGCACCATGAGGACGACGTCCGCATCAACGCGACCCTGCTCCAATTCCTGCAACGGGATTTCGGACTTAGAATTCCGTCTTTGGAAGGGGAGCTGCCAACTGACGACTCGGGTACCGACGTCCCTTTGATCTTCACGCTCATGCGCCAGGCGGTGAGGGACATCCCAGGATTCGAGGTTGTCGAGGAAGCGGCGCTTTCCACGTTTTCCTTTGCCAAGTATCTCATGTGGAAGGATCTGGTCGACCGAACCGAGGACCTGAGAAACAACCGACTTGTCAAACATCTCATAGACTCGCCTGAAACTCCTTTTGCCCAAGCGTGTGACGGTCCCTGCCTCCCACTTCCGAGTGAGATCGACAAGAAGATTCCCCTACACGACCTGTTGACCCCGCTTCCCGCCGACAGCTCCCAACTGGCGGCTGTGGTGGCGGCAATGAACGGGCACGACTTCGTCGTCATCGGCCCTCCCGGCACGGGGAAAAGCCAGACGATCGCCAACATGATCGCCCAGTGCCTGTCCGTAGGGAAACGCGTCCTTTTTGTGGCGGAAAAATCAGCAGCGCTGGACGTGGTCTACCGCCGATTGAAAGCATACGGACTTGGCGACGTCTGTCTTGAACTCCACTCCAACAAATCCGACAGGAAACGCGTGCTGATCCAGCTGGGAGCCGCCTGGGAACGTAGCGAAAAATATGCTACGGATTCCTGGGACCGTGCAACAAGCCAACTTGAGTCGGCAAGAGACCAACTCAACAGGTATGTGGAACAACTTCATGCACCTGGCAGCCACGGCTTCAGTGTTTTCCAGGCCATTGGCATTGTCACCGGGCATCGCCCACGGTTCGCTCTCACCTTCAGCAATCTCAAGGCGCATGACCAGGGCATGTTCACCAGGCTTGAGGAGACCGCAATACGCGCGGACAGAATTCACGCCATTGTCCGCGACTGCAAGGGATTCGACAGCGTTGACGCCGAGGAATGGAAGTTCTCTTGGGAAAACAGCCTGATTGAACATGCCGAATCGATTTTGGCCACCATTCCCCAACTCAAGGAAACAGCCGACGCCCTGGCGCAAAAGATAGGGCTACCGGACGCCGAGGAAACCAATCTTGAGCGTATAAAGCAACTCCATCGATTCCATGAAGCCTGCCGAATCGCTTCCGGGCGGGACTACAGCAAGGTCGTCGATGCGGAGTTGGGTCGTCTGGAAGAAGCCGCGGCATCTCTCGACGCCGCCATCACCGTCATTCGGCAGGCTCGCGCGAACCTCACGGCCAGTTACGAAAACGCCGAACTGAAACGCATCCCCGTGGACGACATCGACCGCCAATGGCGAGAGGCAAATGCCAAAATGTGGCCATTCTCGGCCTTCGGGCGCAGGCGAATCGGCAAACTTCTCCAGAGCTATGCGGCGGAGGGCAAGGTGGATGTCGCTTCGGAAATAGTTCCCCTGCGGGAGATCCAAAACAACATTGAAACCGTCGACCAGAGCGATCTGGCAGGGCTTCCGGTATTTCAAAACGAAGAGACTGACCATTCCAACGTTTTGGAATACCTGAAAGGTGCTGGAGAGTTGCAACAAGCGCTTGCCGATGTTCGGCGTCATGCCTCTGATGCCCAGCGATTTGGAGCCGCATTAGACTCCCTGCTCAACCACGGGCAGCAACAACATGACGCCGAACGCATGGCAACGGCATTTCACTCAGCACTCAAGGAATTCAAATCGGCCTGTGAAGCCTACACTGTCCATTCCAAGGGAAAGCTGCGTATCCAGTCGATAGAATCCCTTGAAACGGACCTGCGACATTTGATCGCCCACAAGACTCAACTTGCGGATTGGGTCCGTTGGGTGGCGGTCAGAGAGGAAGCACGGGCACTGGGTCTTGATCCATTTCTCAAGGCACTGCGAACCGGGCAGATCGAAAACGCCAAGTTGGATTTTCGGGTGGCATATTTCCATTGGTGGTTGCCCCTCGTCATAGACGCCAGCTCGGAGCTTTGTGGCTTCCGCCAATGGTCCCATGAAGATTTGATACGAGAGTTTCGAAAGAGGGACGAAGCCGTTCAAAAAATGGCCTCAGACCAGGTATTGATTAAGACCTCGCATGGGCTTCCGGCCAGAGATAGCGTCCCTCGCCGCTCGGAATTGGGAACATTGAGGCACCAGCTTGGGCTGCAACGGCCGAGCCTTTCCATCCGCAAATTGCTCGAAAACACACCAACCGTGTTCACCAAGCTGGCGCCATGCATGCTCATGTCACCGCTTTCAGTGGCTCAATACCTTCCCGCTGACCAGACTCAATTTGATGTGGTCATTTTCGATGAAGCCTCCCAGATCACGACGTGGGATGCGGTCGGGGCTATCGCCAGGGCCAAACAATCCATCATCGTGGGCGATCCGAAACAGTTGCCGCCCACCAACTTCTTCGGCCGTACCGATGACGAGGACGAGGAAGACCTTGCCGAATATGAAAAGGACCTGCCCAGCATTCTCGAAGAAGCCAGTGCGGCGGGCCTGCCGGAAGTCCAGTTGAACTGGCATTATCGCAGCCGAGACGAATCGTTGATCTCGTTCTCGAACCATCACTATTATGGTGGCAGGCTCATCACCTTCCCTTCGCCCAAAACAGAATCAGATGCCCTTGTCTTTCACAAAAACGATGGCGCGTATGCGAGAGGCACGGGCCGTACCAACATCACGGAAGCGAGAGGAATCGTCCGGTTTGCCAGGTCACAACTGGAACGCTGGCTACAACTCCCAAAGGAGACGAGACCGACCCTCGGCGTCATCACGTTCAATATCCAGCAACAGGAACTGATCCTCAACCTTTTCGATGAGGCCCGGCGTTCCAATCCGAAACTCGAATGGTTCTTCAGCGAAAACAGGGAAGAACCGGTCATCGTCAAGAACCTGGAAAACATCCAGGGAGACGAGCGGGACATCATGTGCTTCTCCATTACCTTCGGGCGAGACAATGGGGGCAAAATGTCAATGAGCTTCGGCGCGCTCAACCGTGATGGCGGAGAACGACGCCTGAACGTCGCCGTAACGCGAGCCCGATCCGAAATGCATGTTTTCTCATCAATCGAAGCCGATGACATCGACACATCGCGGACCAAGGCCCTTGGCGTGGCGCATCTCAAAACCTTTCTTGACTACGCCAAACGCGGCCAGATAGCGCTCCCGTGCGGTGCAGGTAGAGGCGATTCTGTTGGTGAGGCAGAAAGCCCGTTTGAAGAAGCCGTCATGTCTGCCCTCCAAAACAAGGGCTGGGAGATACGGCCTCAAATTGGTGTTTCCGATTACCGAATCGACCTGGGCGTGGTCCATCCCGATCACGCAGGGGCCTACCTGGCGGGCGTTGAGTGTGACGGCGCAACCTACCACAGTTCCGCAAGCGCGCGGGATCGAGACAAAATCCGTGAGGCGGTCCTGTGCAACCTCGGTTGGAACATCATCCGCATATGGTCAACAGACTGGTTCATGAATCCTACGGAAGCACTCAAACGGGTTCATACAGAACTTGAGGAGCTTCTCGAAAACTCCCGACAAAAGGAGAAGGAACTAGAAGCCCATGCCAAAGAACAAGCCGAGCATGATGAAGAATGGAGAGAGGTGCCCGAAGGGCTTGTTGCGGAAACAATGAAATCGCAACCGGAAGAAGAGCATGTTTTGCAACCTCGGGCTTCAAGACAAGTCAAACTTCCCAATGTAAGCAATGAACTTGAGCTTCCGTATTCTGATCCGGAACCACCAGATCAACACTCAGAATATGCCAAGTCAACCGGCGTGGATGACTCGGCGGCATCAAGTAACGTCTCATCCATCGAATGGCCCGTCCTACCGAAGGCAGACCTTTTTTTCGACCCTGGGTACACACCGATTCTCTGTCAATTGATCGATCATTTGGTAGAGATAGAGGGCCCCATCGAGGCCGACCGACTTGCCCGGACTATCTGCAAAGCCCATGGCTGGAAAAGGACCGGGGCCAATATCAAGCAGCAAATCGACACCTGTCTCGGGAAAAATGAATCCCGTAAGGAAGGTAAGACGACTTTTGTCTGGTCTCCCGGAACTTACCAGGAAAAGGTCCCGTATAGGTCCATAGAAGGCAGAGCCGTCACAGACATCTCGCGCCACGAACTATTCGGGCTCATAGCTGACCATCCTAAACTTGTAATGAGTAAAGACAGGGTCCGGGACTTGGCGGACATCTTGGGGGTTAAGAGGCTATCGCAGAAGGTTAATGAGTACCTCGGCAATTGCCTCTCAACATACTTCATGCGCAAGATGAATTAG
- a CDS encoding DUF4236 domain-containing protein: MAFYLRKSVRLGPVRFNLSKSGIGASVGVKGFRVGVRPNGKSYLHAGRHGLYYRQELGGGDPAPINDATPPRETEIVHSSHPDAVQYNSANSQELTSKSRVELISTLNDSYKGFRFDYLCGGFFFFLSIVLFNNNKTIGITTAVIGGLVTASMAVWESKRRTIAIAYEFEDDKGESFKKLISAFNNLASNTNVWALIDSRNINDSHESKLNAGASNLISRSAVQVGEGKPPWVNTNIDVPVMKARQQTLYMLPDGILVYDSKGVGFVEYDDVSITDNTTKFIEESPPRDAKVVDHTWKHPNKNGGPDRRFKDNYEIPVCLYGELKIKSNSGMFFFLMTSKHDSPVNFKKEFSNMFK, encoded by the coding sequence ATGGCATTTTATTTAAGAAAATCTGTACGGCTTGGGCCAGTAAGATTTAACTTGTCCAAGAGTGGTATTGGCGCATCGGTTGGCGTTAAAGGATTTAGAGTAGGTGTCCGTCCCAATGGGAAAAGCTATCTACATGCAGGCAGACATGGGCTCTATTATCGTCAGGAATTAGGAGGGGGAGATCCTGCTCCAATAAATGATGCCACACCCCCAAGGGAAACAGAAATTGTTCATTCTTCTCATCCTGATGCCGTTCAGTATAATTCTGCAAACTCACAGGAATTGACATCTAAATCAAGAGTGGAACTCATCTCAACCCTTAATGACTCATACAAAGGATTCAGATTTGACTATTTGTGTGGTGGCTTTTTCTTTTTCCTGTCAATTGTTTTATTCAACAATAACAAGACGATCGGAATTACCACAGCAGTCATTGGGGGTTTGGTTACGGCTTCCATGGCGGTCTGGGAGTCTAAAAGACGCACAATCGCAATTGCATATGAATTCGAAGACGATAAAGGAGAGTCTTTCAAGAAACTGATATCTGCTTTCAACAACCTAGCATCAAATACTAATGTCTGGGCCTTGATAGATTCTCGTAATATTAATGATTCTCATGAATCAAAATTGAACGCAGGTGCAAGCAATCTTATCAGCAGATCAGCTGTTCAAGTTGGAGAGGGCAAGCCTCCTTGGGTAAACACAAATATTGATGTGCCTGTAATGAAGGCACGGCAGCAAACATTATACATGTTGCCCGATGGAATCCTTGTTTACGACAGCAAGGGAGTTGGTTTTGTGGAGTACGACGATGTGTCTATTACCGATAACACCACAAAGTTTATTGAAGAGAGCCCGCCGCGTGACGCAAAAGTTGTAGATCATACGTGGAAACATCCAAACAAAAATGGCGGCCCTGATCGAAGATTTAAAGATAATTATGAAATTCCAGTTTGCCTGTATGGAGAGCTGAAAATAAAATCAAATTCAGGGATGTTCTTTTTCTTAATGACATCAAAGCATGACTCTCCGGTGAACTTTAAAAAAGAGTTTTCTAATATGTTTAAATAA
- a CDS encoding glycosyltransferase encodes MRILITHCNFPAQFRHIAEYLGRDPQNEVVFATENPRLEWDILGVRKAVFQAAESDTENVHPLNRGIAEAVLHGSGLLSLCSQLKAKGFKPDIILGHSGWGQTLYLKDAFPDVQMVSYFEWYYRPDGPETRLANQKDDLGRAMLRMRNTPILHDLVACDVGVTPTAFQKSQFPSEFHSKIHQIHDGIDTRYFAPDPSVSIQNLQLPGVDLSGCTELLTYCARGLEPYRGFPQFYQALPVILDARPTCHVLIVGEDRVCYSPKLPVGRTYKQEMIKRVQVDESRVHFVDPLPYGLYKKVLQASTVHAYLSWPFVLSWSLLEAMSCGCLIVGSNTEPVQEVIADGQNGLLTSFTDPNKIAQDIIQALSHAPDLQHIRKAAHQTILEKYDLSICLPRQIELLTSLVK; translated from the coding sequence ATGCGAATACTCATTACCCACTGCAACTTTCCCGCTCAATTCCGGCATATCGCCGAATATCTCGGGCGTGATCCGCAAAATGAGGTTGTATTCGCCACCGAGAATCCGCGTTTGGAATGGGATATACTTGGTGTCCGCAAGGCCGTATTTCAGGCTGCGGAAAGTGATACGGAAAATGTACATCCCCTAAACCGGGGAATAGCGGAAGCTGTCCTTCACGGCTCGGGCTTGCTCAGTTTGTGCAGCCAACTCAAAGCCAAAGGATTCAAGCCGGACATCATCCTGGGCCATTCCGGGTGGGGGCAGACCTTATATCTCAAGGATGCCTTTCCCGATGTGCAGATGGTGAGCTATTTCGAATGGTATTACAGGCCGGATGGGCCGGAAACTCGGCTTGCCAACCAGAAGGACGATCTGGGGCGGGCCATGCTCAGGATGCGCAACACCCCAATTCTGCATGACTTAGTTGCCTGCGATGTAGGAGTGACGCCGACAGCCTTCCAAAAGTCCCAATTCCCGTCGGAGTTCCATTCAAAAATCCATCAAATCCACGACGGCATCGACACGCGCTATTTCGCACCCGACCCATCTGTCTCAATCCAGAATCTACAACTGCCCGGCGTTGACCTCTCGGGCTGCACGGAACTTTTGACATACTGTGCGCGAGGCCTTGAACCATATCGAGGCTTCCCCCAGTTCTACCAGGCCTTGCCCGTTATTCTCGATGCAAGGCCAACCTGCCATGTGCTTATCGTCGGTGAAGACCGCGTCTGCTACAGTCCCAAATTGCCGGTAGGTCGCACCTACAAACAGGAGATGATAAAGAGAGTGCAGGTGGATGAGAGTCGAGTCCATTTCGTCGATCCGCTGCCATACGGACTATACAAAAAGGTGCTCCAGGCCTCCACAGTTCACGCCTATCTCTCTTGGCCCTTCGTCCTCTCCTGGTCTCTGCTCGAAGCCATGAGCTGCGGATGCCTCATCGTGGGATCAAACACCGAGCCGGTGCAGGAAGTGATTGCGGATGGTCAAAATGGCCTCCTGACCTCATTCACCGACCCGAACAAAATAGCTCAGGATATCATCCAGGCGCTCAGCCACGCGCCAGACCTGCAGCACATCCGAAAGGCCGCCCACCAGACCATCTTGGAAAAGTACGATTTGAGTATCTGCTTGCCTCGGCAGATTGAGCTGCTGACCAGTCTGGTTAAGTAA